tcttgtattcaataaatgtgtggttacctgttactaggaactacttctgaatgtgttcgctcttttacgagcattctgttcgcaattaataaaaacctttttAGCTCAAAAGccgttttcttttactgttttgtttgcataaaacgtcctgagtttatgttaaactttgcatatgaaaactgcattgcttttacaatacatgattagaaatgataaagcCTTTTAATGTACTTCGAAGTCTTGTGTAACCAGGATGGCAGGCCAAgatgccatgctatatcctggggcatttttcatttgtttgtctcgcaggtacgtccttgcaagcgcttcgcaTCAGCATATTGACGGACCTAgctatgagagattctcactccccagccgagtgcttCCTAAATGAGAGATTcacattccccagctgagtatatctggatgatactttctttgttccaagattctcatatcctcatcaAAGCACATCTTAATGCATTCTCTATGCTCCAAAAGCCTCATTCCCCCGcagaatgtcttctccccagttgagtcatgattggatggtatctaattccccggcaagctcttaatgaggttccttgaccgagttcctcattctccccagtagagcgtttctctccccaacagattgacctgtttttcccaggagagtcatcttattccccggtggagttgccttaacaaaaggttcttatgctaagttccttatccccagcgaaTCTCTCATATCCCTAGCAGATTGTTGTGCAGAAGTatccatcttccccactgagtttctttcctcagtaaagattcacatgcatcctcagcagaatctatgTCCAtccaggatttccccagcggaatgcgtcctatacaagcaagttggtcactccccatcagagttgtcttcatgacttgccctAATCTTCACATCCCCaaggtgtcgagaatttgcttctccaatgaagttgcctgggtatccccaagcaggatttattccccaaagagagctcgcatccagatttgatcatctccagcagatttctgatccatctttgccaggttgcagtttgtgacccttggtcactcatcttgtcctccccgtagAGTTTTGtattctctccaggacttcttcagcaattcagtgctcctccgttgtctccctaagcaacgttcaaatcatgcatcattcacatTACATTCTCTAAGCaagtagcgtcttccttctcgggtGCGTTATTctataaacattcatacatgcatcatgcataaatcatatcatatctgtctctttttgcaggaaagttatccagattcaaatgctccccagagagcaatGTTCGCCTAACCATTACAGGCGTTATCCTGATATTgagatcagaagaggattgtcaaTTCATCCGTTGAAGACATTCCGTTCCTGGCGCATACAGTTCGGATGAGATATCTGTCCTTATTATTGATATTCAGATCAGTTGAAGGGATCGCTTCCGGATCTTCCAAGATCTTCCTGAGGAGCCAGCCACTGATatctagatcagatggagatgtctgcctggtTGACTTTGTCATttagaagaggattgttctacttattttctggcgtagctcagatcagttcaaagacattcctattcccgatgcccccagatcggtggaagatatttgttcctatcctgatatccagctcagttgaaggaaccgcctcctgtaacacccgtataattttaatattaatttaattggattattgaattaataattagaattattagggattttgtgaaaataatgattaaatgatggtttatggcatttgggtcatatgagtaattagtaaaagagggagggtggttttataatcctttttactaaaatattattattttcataattgggatttgggaagaagaaagaacgtgaaagagcaaagGGACTGAGAACACGAAGAGctgaaggagatctgtagagggagagaccaaagatcaagaacaagtatctgaggtaaggggggactctccatttaatctctattatcgtgttatgagtagtaatgttgattagggatattgtttggttgattgattctaatttctgaaatattcatctgtgttcattatttgggtttgaactgtaatccctaacaattgatagatttagggtatgatgaatagaattggttagagaatcatatgctattgtttgtggatgaattcgtacactgttagatgcattttttctggtttttggactcaatttcgtagactggtatgagtgggaacgaatgggtttttggactgtgtcgaattctgcaggttactgggcattttctggtgtttcgcgtatgaaacagtgccatacgcgtatggcatgaggctgatacgcgtatgggggacactcccaaggggctatacgcgtatgatacgcagttgccctgtcccaagaacCATGTACTGGTgtgttgcgtatgagagcgtatgaggatgctcatacgcgtatgggaataattaaagaggaaaattattctggtgatacgcgtatggcaaggctaatacgcgtatggaattttggaaagaggaaaatgactctggtgatacgcgtatggagagctgatacgcgtatgggatggttTACAGGCTATTTTGTGTTCTGGtaaattgcgtatgatacgcgtatgaggcagggtgatacgcgtatggacgcgtatggaccatatgatacgcgtatggcgtgctgtgtgtgaaatttctgttttgtgatttttctggaaagttcgatgatgtgtaactttctgTTGGTATGTTTATTTGTGTACTGTTtagtactgtgtaaaccttgtgatgtgattctgtggtttactgatgattgaatatgttgaatgatgtgatatatatatgaacatgcttgttgTTGATAATGGTGATGATGGaatgagtatagttgatgctactcatagattggtaatgatgaaagtatgttatatatatatgttacatgcattcataaacatgagttgaatcctatatgatgagaggattcatcgaggggcagaattcccattgtgtggaattcgtgctggcagggccgtttctgaattgatgatagatcggtcggtggatgattccactggtgataattggtaccacatgcatagtgtcagtttcatacatgtgcatgatttgttataatatgatcgtatatgttatgtgatgattgtCTGTTTATCTGGGGATATATGAATggtgattgtctgaatatgaaacgattgggtgaatgatataactatgatatgttattatttatgatgtgataacattggttaactgtgatgagactcacccttacttgttgtcatttttcagattgaggatagcggcgcgacttggtgaggattagctcataagtcggttgttagttatagtgtcggtgtcatgctctggtagatgtaacactgggaacacgtttgtctttgagttggttataactctatttggttgttaattgagtcagatacattatgaggaatgttgactctgtgtgttttcaattccgctgtgtaaaacatgatttatttaatgtgttataatttcagttgttttcagtgaatgcatgactatacTGACGtggtgttttattatttatgaattgtgataccccttgcatgcttactctgatttaataattattatttgccgcgggttattagaggggtgttacaatagtggtatcagagcatagtcggtcgttgtgaccagagtcttgtgtcagtcttttgtgtatgcgactaatacgggttattgtcgatacttttgttctgactgggttATTTGtggttaagcagaacaatggctggaagaggaagaaacgatgatgcactcgctgaggctctgggcatgattgctggtgtgcttggaggagggactgtaggagcagggattggtgctgataggcaactggggaattttcagagaaacaatcctccaatgttcaaaggcacgcatgatccagagggtgctcagaaatggctcaaggaggtcgagaggattttccgagtcattgactgtgctgagaacCTTAAGGTGAGgtttggcactcacatgttatctgaggaagctgacgactggtggttGTCAACTAAGGCTGAGCTGGATGCTGGTGATACGGCAATTAcctggactgtattcaggagagaatttctgaggaggtattttcctgaggatgtcaggggaagaaaagaagttgaatttctggcactggtgcaaggcaatatgtcggtgccggagtatgctgccaagtttgtggaattggcaaggtactatgtgcactataATGAggacgaagccagtgagttctcgaaatgtgtcaaatttgagaatggtcttcgtgacgagatcaagcaaggtatcaggtaccagagaatccggaagtttgttgacctggtggattgtagcaggatttttgaggaagataatatcaagctgaagtcatctcactctcgcgagttggttgacagaaagggtaagaagcctatggatagaggtaagccatatggtaggggTAAACATgtggattggaagaaacccagtgggggagattccagtgcccgtatcaggtgttacaattgtggcgagatgggacatcgtaggaatgaatgcaaggttgatcagaggaagtgttacaagtgtgaccaagtgggtcatattgcggCTGACTGCAAGAAAAGGAttgtgacttgtttcaactgtggagaagaaggtcacatcagtcctaattgtcctaagccaaagaagaaccagtcaggaggaaaggtttttgctttgaccggatcagaaactactccagaggacaggttgattaaaggtacgtgtttcattcatggcacacctttagttgcaattattgatactggggcaactcattcttttatttctttggattgtgctatgagattgaatctagagatatctgatataaatggaagtatggttattgacactcctgcgtcgggttcagtaactacttcgtctgcatgcttgaattgtccggttgacatttttggtagagaattcgggatggacctagtgtgccttccgttgaaagaacttgatgtaatcctgggaatgaactggttggagttcaaccgcgttcatatcaactgttttacaaagacggtaatttttcctgaagaggttagtcaTGGTAATCTGGAGATGACCgctaggcaggtgaatgaggctatcggtgaTGGTGcagcagtgtttatgttgtttgcattgatgaatgtgaaagggaaagtggcgagtggcgaattgcctgtggtgtgtgagtttccagaagtctttccagaagatgtgaatgaattaccaccagaaagagaagtggagttttctattgaattggttccgggaactagtccagtgtcgatggcaccgtaccgtatgtcgccgtctgaattggctgaactgaagaagcagttagaggaattgcttgagaagaaatttattcgtcctagtgtttcgccgtggggtgcgcctgtgttattggtaaagaagaaagagggttcaatgaggttgtgtgtagattacagacaattgaacaaggttactatcaagaatcggtatccattaccgagaatcgatgatttgatggatcaactggttggagcacgtgtatttagtaagattgatcggaggtctgggtatcatcagatacgtgtgaaagatgacgatattcagaagactgcttttagaacgaggtatggacattatgagtattctgtaatgccgtttggggttactaatgcacctggtgtttttatggaatatatgaacaggatctttcatccttatctcgataagttcgtggtggtatttatagatgatattctgatatattctaagaatgaggaagaacactcagagcatctcagaaccgtgttagaattgttgaaagaaaagcaactttttgccaaactgtcgaagtgcgaattctggttggaagaagtcagttttcttggacatgtgatctctaagaatggtattgctgtggatcctacaaagatagaagctgtatctcagtgggaagctccgaagtcagtatcagagattcgtagttttcttggtcttgcaggttattacagaaagttcattgagggattttcaaagttagcattgccgttaactaaactgaccaggaagggacaagcctttatttgggatgccaagtgtgaagaaggattccaagagcttaagaggagattgactagtgctcctatattGATTTTGCCGattccgacagaatcatttgtggtctattgtgacgcatcactgatgggtttaggtggtgtattgatgcagaatcaacaagtggtcgcttatgcgtcgagacaactcaaagtgcatgaaaggaattatccgactcatgatttggagttggcagctgtggtgtttgttttgaagttgtggcgacactatttgtatggttcgagatttgaggtgttcagtgatcacaagagcttgaagtacctctttgatcagaaagagctgaatatgagacagagaaggtggttagaatttctgaaggattacgattttggtttgaattatcatccgggtaaggcaaacgtcgtggctgatgcattgagtaggaagactttgcatatgtctatgttaatggtgaaggaattggatttgattgaacagttcagagacttgagtttagtgtgtgaaggtactcctactagtgttaaattgggtatgctgaagttgactagtggtattcttgaagaaatcagagaaggtcagaaagctgatgttggattgattgataagttgactttggttaatcaaggcaagactaatgaattcagagtcgacgagaatggtatactaaggtttggtgacagagtttgtgttcctgatgttgatgaactccgaaagcgtattttggaagaaggacaccgtagtgggttgagtattcatcctggtgctactaaaatgtatcatgatttgaaaaagttgttttggtggccgggaatgaagagagaaattgctgaatttgtgtattcttgtttgacttgccagaagtcgaagattgagcatcagaaaccatctgggtttatgcaaccgatgtttattcctgagtggaaatgggatagcatatccatggattttgtttcgggtttgccgagaactgtcagaaattgtgaagctatctgggttgtggtagataggttgacgaagtctgcacattttataccggtaagaatggattatccgatggagaagctagctcagttgtatattgagaagatagttagtcttcatggtattccttcgagtattgtgtcggacagagatccgaggtttacatctaaattctgggaaggtttgcagaaagctttgggtactaagctgagattgagttctgcttatcatccgcagactgatggacagactgagaggacgattcagtcgttagaggatttattacgtgcttgtgtgttggaaaaaggaggtacttgggatagttatctgccttgattgaatttacctacaataacagttatcattcgagtattggcatggctccatttgaggctttgtatggtaggagatgtaggacgccgttgtgttggtacgaatctggtgagagtgttgtgattggtccagaaattgtacaacagactacagagaagattagaatgattcaagagaagatgaaagcttctcagagtcgacaaaagagttatcatgaccagaggaggaagacacttgagtttcgagagggagaccatgtgtttatgagagttactcctatgacagggattggtcgggcattgaagtcgaagaagttgactccgcgttttattggaccattccaaatctctgaaagggtgggagaagtggcttatcgtatcgctttaccgccgatgcttgcgaatttgcatgatgtgtttcatgtatctcagttgaggaaatacatttcagatccgtcccatgtgatccaagtagatgatgtacaggtgaaagataacttgacggttgagactttacctgtgaggattgaggatcgaaggctgaagcaattgcgaggcaaggaaatagctttggtcagagtagcttggggaggaccagctaagggaaatgttacctgggagcttgagagtcagatgaaggactcttatccagaactttttacctgaggtatgttttcgaggacgaaaactcttttagtgggggagagttgtaacacccgtataattttaatattaatttaattggattattgaattaataattagaattattagggattttgtgaaaataatgattaaatgatggtttatggcatttgggtcatatgagtaattagtaaaagagggagggtggttttataatcctttttactaaaatattattattttcataattgggatttgggaagaagaaagaacgtgaaagagcaaagGGACTGAGAACACGAAGAGctgaaggagatctgtagagggagagaccaaagatcaagaacaagtatctgaggtaaggggggactctccatttaatctctattatcgtgttatgagtagtaatgttgattagggatattgtttggttgattgattctaatttctgaaatattcatctgtgttcattatttgggtttgaactgtaatccctaacaattgatagatttagggtatgatgaatagaattggttagagaatcatatgctattgtttgtggatgaattcgtacactgttagatgcattttttctggtttttggactcaatttcgtagactggtatgagtgggaacgaatgggtttttggactgtgtcgaattctgcaggttactgggcattttctggtgtttcgcgtatgaaacagtgccatacgcgtatggcatgaggctgatacgcgtatgggggacactcccaaggggctatacgcgtatgatacgtagttgccctgtcccaagaacCATGTACTGGTgtgttgcgtatgagagcgtatgaggatgctcatacgcgtatgggaataattaaagaggaaaattattctggtgatacgcgtatggcaaggctaatacgcgtatggaattttggaaagaggaaaatgactctggtgatacgcgtatggagagctgatacgcgtatgggatggttTACAGGCTATTTTGTGTTCTGGtaaattgcgtatgatacgcgtatgaggcagggtgatacgcgtatggacgcgtatggaccatatgatacgcgtatggcgtgctgtgtgtgaaatttctgttttgtgatttttctggaaagttcgatgatgtgtaactttctgTTGGTATGTTTATTTGTGTACTGTTtagtactgtgtaaaccttgtgatgtgattctgtggtttactgatgattgaatatgttgaatgatgtgatatatatatgaacatgcttgttgTTGATAATGGTGATGATGGaatgagtatagttgatgctactcatagattggtaatgatgaaagtatgttatatatatgttacatgcattcataaacatgagttgaatcctatatgatgagaggattcatcgaggggcagaattcccattgtgtggaattcgtgctggcagggccgtttctgaattgatgatagatcggtcggtggatgattccactggtgataattggtaccacatgcatagtgtcagtttcatacatgtgcatgatttgttataatatgatcgtatatgttatgtgatgattgtCTGTTTATCTGGGGATATATGAATggtgattgtctgaatatgaaacgattgggtgaatgatataactatgatatgttattatttatgatgtgataacattggttaactgtgatgagactcacccttacttgttgtcatttttcagattgaggatagcggcgcgacttggtgaggattagctcataagtcggttgttagttatagtgtcggtgtcatgctctggtagatgtaacactgggaacacgtttgtctttgagttggttataactctatttggttgttAATTGAGTCAGATACATTATGAGGAATGTTGACTCTGTGTGTTTTCAATTCctctgtgtaaaacatgatttatttaatgtgttataatttcagttgttttcagtgaatgcatgactatacTGACGtggtgttttattatttatgaattgtgataccccttgcatgcttactctgatttaataattattatttgccgcgggttattagaggggtgttacacctccggatctctatagatcttccggaggagcaagccctctgatacatcagatcagttagaaatatctactccctgacgatttagttcgttcagaagaagaaactcgtctgcccagtcctgatgcctaaccatcagttgaagacgctttctgtacccggcgtacacagttcggaagagatatctgttcctatcctaatattcagattcaaattagttgaaggaaccgcctccggatctcccaagatcttacaaaggagcaagccactgatatcatcagattagatggagatgtctacctgatcgactttgtctttcagatgaagattgtcctacttattttctggcatcatgtccatatcagtttaaaggcattctttccccggcgtacacagttcagaagagatattgttcctatcctgatttccagttcagtcGAAGGAACCGCCTcaggatccccgtggtcttacgaaggagctagccactaattcccagattagtaggaatatctacctgatgatttaattgcatccgaagagatgtctgcccatattcccagatcatgattcccagatcagagataccttttacccgttgatgtccgattcaaccgatgtatctccctcgattcccagatcgacttaagacatctatcccgatgcaagttcggagacatctgctacgtctgatactcagatcagtcgagatgttccttctcttgataaccagatcatttgaagtgtttcccctgcctgtgggtgcccgttccttcttatcacaagttggagcttatttaattatccaggtcaattgaagttttttctcctcgTCTGtagggtggtacattccttcttattgcaagttggaatcttctattgatcaagagtgcaaaatttcgagttcattctagtattcaatctccttccaccataacggttcgaaactttcgttttctcactcgccaggttcaagaagtttgaataggggcagctgttgcaccccaaaatttgccctatttatttgagatataagttaataatgacgtttatttcgtcattaaaaattgaagaaaatcaataaagAGGTTCCGTGGGTTTAAGAAGGTATAGGgtgaaatatggtttaaacagtggaaatacgagaaaattcacaagtcctatttggaaggtgatatgagctaagttcccaaGAAGCCCCAaccgtttcgacgatatctacaactttcgtgttcggctcggaagccaattctttgaggaaggttgtcagatttgcaaattacttgaggtttcacagtgaaaaacggtgctgaatgtagggtttcggatctcagaaaattcatatctcacaatccgctcgtcggattcgcttgaaaatttaaccggagctccgtaccatcattaacaagatttcatatgttcgtaCCAAAGGCCAATTATACACGGAAAaatcccagaattttaaggatcgtcgcattGTTTCGGTAagaagtgtgttttcgagtatgtcgcgccgagttcgaaaattcataactccttcgatttttatcgtatgaagtccattccgacGGCATCttcttggaaatttcgttagcttcgattcttcgtcacacatgcctgttcagattctgagccgaagatagggttttatcgagttctttgagcggtactcacaaaattctgcacagtcgcgccagatgaaccgATGTTTCTCGTCActcaaacgggcgtattttcttcatcgctgaccggattgaggtgattcttgCGGCGATGAGTcaaaaatttggtcatcttcacagtggcattggtttcgttccggaattcagagccgaaccaagtttccttaaaaacgagctaaagtaagacgcaccgagggcaatttggacatttcgcgttgacaatatataaacatttttctcTTCACTAATCAAAggggactctcataatttcaattcaccaacaaTTCAAAAACagtttctctcaattctctctcaattctcttgaatcaaaactacaaatcacatagaactttcatcaatattcatcaattttcttcaagaatcaagaacaacatggattgaagatcaaggttTCAAGTTCGAATCTCTC
The Vicia villosa cultivar HV-30 ecotype Madison, WI linkage group LG6, Vvil1.0, whole genome shotgun sequence genome window above contains:
- the LOC131613174 gene encoding uncharacterized protein LOC131613174; its protein translation is MAGRGRNDDALAEALGMIAGVLGGGTVGAGIGADRQLGNFQRNNPPMFKGTHDPEGAQKWLKEVERIFRVIDCAENLKVRFGTHMLSEEADDWWLSTKAELDAGDTAITWTVFRREFLRRYFPEDVRGRKEVEFLALVQGNMSVPEYAAKFVELARYYVHYNEDEASEFSKCVKFENGLRDEIKQGIRYQRIRKFVDLVDCSRIFEEDNIKLKSSHSRELVDRKGKKPMDRGKPYGRG